From Homalodisca vitripennis isolate AUS2020 chromosome 1, UT_GWSS_2.1, whole genome shotgun sequence, the proteins below share one genomic window:
- the LOC124370829 gene encoding hexokinase type 2 isoform X5, producing the protein MGSCLARCKKPSPQIREQCKDLILSDETLHQVRDKMLDAIKLGLAKSTNKDASVKCFTTFVQDLPNGKERGKFLALDLGGGTNFRVLVIYLDENHFDMQSKIYAVPENIMTGSGAQLFDHIAECLANFMSENDMYNEKLPLGFTFSFPLQQVGLTKGILKTWTKGFSCSGVVGQDVVRMLEDAIRRRGDIEIEVCGILNDTTGTLMSCAWKNRNCHVGVIVGTGCNACYTERVENVEMFDGDRSKPLMIINLEWAAFGDHGELDFIMTEYDKEVDRNSINPGKQVFEKMISGMYMGEIVRQILIKFTKEKLLFDGKGSAPLSTIWRFKSKYVSEIESEKAGIHTACRTVLKKLELDHATEQDCINVRYVCECVSRRAAYLVSAGTATLINKMRIPSVTVGVDGSVYRFHPFFHDLMMEKIAQLIDKDLKCTLMLSEDGSGRGAALVAAVAVRCRREAA; encoded by the exons ATGGGATCATGTTTAGCTCGCTGCAAGAAACCATCTCCCCAA ATCAGAGAACAATGCAAGGATCTGATCCTGTCCGACGAGACACTACACCAGGTGAGGGACAAGATGTTGGATGCTATCAAGCTTGGACTGGCCAAGAGCACCAACAAGGATGCTAGCGTAAAGTGCTTCACCACCTTTGTGCAAGATTTGCCCAATggaaaag AACGTGGCAAGTTCCTGGCACTTGATCTTGGAGGAGGTACCAATTTCCGAGTGTTAGTGATCTACCTGGATGAAAATCACTTTGACATGCAGTCCAAAATCTATGCAGTTCCTGAAAATATTATGACTGGATCTGGTGCTCAG CTATTTGACCACATAGCCGAGTGTCTGGCCAACTTCATGTCAGAGAATGACATGTACAATGAGAAACTTCCCCTGGGCTTTACCTTCAGCTTTCCTCTGCAACAAGTCGGGTTGACCAAGGGTATCCTCAAAACTTGGACCAAGGGGTTCTCCTGCAGCGGTGTTGTGGGGCaagatgtggtcaggatgctggAGGATGCCATCAGACGTAGAGGG GATATTGAGATAGAAGTTTGTGGTATCCTGAATGACACAACTGGAACTCTGATGTCCTGTGCATGGAAAAATCGAAACTGTCATGTTGGAGTAATTGTCG GCACAGGTTGTAATGCCTGCTACACTGAGAGAGTGGAGAATGTGGAGATGTTTGATGGTGACAGGAGCAAACCTCTCATGATCATCAACCTAGAATGGGCAGCCTTTGGTGACCATGGCGAGTTGGACTTCATCATGACAGAGTATGACAAAGAAGTTGACCGTAACTCCATCAACCCTGGCAAGCAAGT GTTTGAGAAGATGATCTCCGGAATGTACATGGGTGAAATTGTGCGACAAATTCTCATCAAGTTCACTAAGGAGAAGCTGTTGTTCGATGGCAAGGGATCTGCCCCTCTGTCCACCATTTGGCGGTTCAAGAGTAAATATGTGTCTGAAATTGAAAG TGAGAAGGCAGGTATTCACACGGCCTGTCGCACCGTACTGAAGAAACTGGAGTTGGATCATGCTACTGAGCAGGACTGTATCAATGTCCGATACGTGTGTGAGTGCGTGTCCAGACGTGCAGCCTATCTGGTGTCGGCAGGTACTGCCACACTAATCAACAAGATGAGGATCCCCTCAGTGACTGTGGGCGTTGACGGCAGTGTCTACCGCTTCCACCCGTTCTTCCATGACCTCATGATGGAGAAGATCGCCCAACTGATCGACAAAGATCTTAAG TGTACCCTGATGTTGTCAGAGGATGGTAGTGGCAGAGGGGCTGCATTAGTTGCTGCTGTCGCCGTCCGTTGTCGCAGAGAAGCTGCTTAG
- the LOC124370829 gene encoding hexokinase type 2 isoform X4 gives MLIATMGLRNLFSKTPAPVPLVPVEKVTIREQCKDLILSDETLHQVRDKMLDAIKLGLAKSTNKDASVKCFTTFVQDLPNGKERGKFLALDLGGGTNFRVLVIYLDENHFDMQSKIYAVPENIMTGSGAQLFDHIAECLANFMSENDMYNEKLPLGFTFSFPLQQVGLTKGILKTWTKGFSCSGVVGQDVVRMLEDAIRRRGDIEIEVCGILNDTTGTLMSCAWKNRNCHVGVIVGTGCNACYTERVENVEMFDGDRSKPLMIINLEWAAFGDHGELDFIMTEYDKEVDRNSINPGKQVFEKMISGMYMGEIVRQILIKFTKEKLLFDGKGSAPLSTIWRFKSKYVSEIESEKAGIHTACRTVLKKLELDHATEQDCINVRYVCECVSRRAAYLVSAGTATLINKMRIPSVTVGVDGSVYRFHPFFHDLMMEKIAQLIDKDLKCTLMLSEDGSGRGAALVAAVAVRCRREAA, from the exons ATGTTGATAGCTACCATGGGTTTGAGGAACCTCTTCAGTAAAACACCGGCGCCAGTACCTTTGGTGCCTGTTGAAAAAGTTACG ATCAGAGAACAATGCAAGGATCTGATCCTGTCCGACGAGACACTACACCAGGTGAGGGACAAGATGTTGGATGCTATCAAGCTTGGACTGGCCAAGAGCACCAACAAGGATGCTAGCGTAAAGTGCTTCACCACCTTTGTGCAAGATTTGCCCAATggaaaag AACGTGGCAAGTTCCTGGCACTTGATCTTGGAGGAGGTACCAATTTCCGAGTGTTAGTGATCTACCTGGATGAAAATCACTTTGACATGCAGTCCAAAATCTATGCAGTTCCTGAAAATATTATGACTGGATCTGGTGCTCAG CTATTTGACCACATAGCCGAGTGTCTGGCCAACTTCATGTCAGAGAATGACATGTACAATGAGAAACTTCCCCTGGGCTTTACCTTCAGCTTTCCTCTGCAACAAGTCGGGTTGACCAAGGGTATCCTCAAAACTTGGACCAAGGGGTTCTCCTGCAGCGGTGTTGTGGGGCaagatgtggtcaggatgctggAGGATGCCATCAGACGTAGAGGG GATATTGAGATAGAAGTTTGTGGTATCCTGAATGACACAACTGGAACTCTGATGTCCTGTGCATGGAAAAATCGAAACTGTCATGTTGGAGTAATTGTCG GCACAGGTTGTAATGCCTGCTACACTGAGAGAGTGGAGAATGTGGAGATGTTTGATGGTGACAGGAGCAAACCTCTCATGATCATCAACCTAGAATGGGCAGCCTTTGGTGACCATGGCGAGTTGGACTTCATCATGACAGAGTATGACAAAGAAGTTGACCGTAACTCCATCAACCCTGGCAAGCAAGT GTTTGAGAAGATGATCTCCGGAATGTACATGGGTGAAATTGTGCGACAAATTCTCATCAAGTTCACTAAGGAGAAGCTGTTGTTCGATGGCAAGGGATCTGCCCCTCTGTCCACCATTTGGCGGTTCAAGAGTAAATATGTGTCTGAAATTGAAAG TGAGAAGGCAGGTATTCACACGGCCTGTCGCACCGTACTGAAGAAACTGGAGTTGGATCATGCTACTGAGCAGGACTGTATCAATGTCCGATACGTGTGTGAGTGCGTGTCCAGACGTGCAGCCTATCTGGTGTCGGCAGGTACTGCCACACTAATCAACAAGATGAGGATCCCCTCAGTGACTGTGGGCGTTGACGGCAGTGTCTACCGCTTCCACCCGTTCTTCCATGACCTCATGATGGAGAAGATCGCCCAACTGATCGACAAAGATCTTAAG TGTACCCTGATGTTGTCAGAGGATGGTAGTGGCAGAGGGGCTGCATTAGTTGCTGCTGTCGCCGTCCGTTGTCGCAGAGAAGCTGCTTAG
- the LOC124370829 gene encoding hexokinase type 2 isoform X2, translating to MTRPSLGRLPATLLRTAPSVHNCHCKRLPGHDVRRIWFSTQIREQCKDLILSDETLHQVRDKMLDAIKLGLAKSTNKDASVKCFTTFVQDLPNGKERGKFLALDLGGGTNFRVLVIYLDENHFDMQSKIYAVPENIMTGSGAQLFDHIAECLANFMSENDMYNEKLPLGFTFSFPLQQVGLTKGILKTWTKGFSCSGVVGQDVVRMLEDAIRRRGDIEIEVCGILNDTTGTLMSCAWKNRNCHVGVIVGTGCNACYTERVENVEMFDGDRSKPLMIINLEWAAFGDHGELDFIMTEYDKEVDRNSINPGKQVFEKMISGMYMGEIVRQILIKFTKEKLLFDGKGSAPLSTIWRFKSKYVSEIESEKAGIHTACRTVLKKLELDHATEQDCINVRYVCECVSRRAAYLVSAGTATLINKMRIPSVTVGVDGSVYRFHPFFHDLMMEKIAQLIDKDLKFDLMLSEDGSGRGAALVAAVACRSR from the exons ATGACCCGACCCTCTTTGGGTCGCTTACCTGCCACTCTTCTTAGAACCGCCCCAAGTGTCCACAATTGTCACTGTAAGCGTTTGCCAGGACATGATGTTAGGCGTATTTGGTTTAGTACTCAG ATCAGAGAACAATGCAAGGATCTGATCCTGTCCGACGAGACACTACACCAGGTGAGGGACAAGATGTTGGATGCTATCAAGCTTGGACTGGCCAAGAGCACCAACAAGGATGCTAGCGTAAAGTGCTTCACCACCTTTGTGCAAGATTTGCCCAATggaaaag AACGTGGCAAGTTCCTGGCACTTGATCTTGGAGGAGGTACCAATTTCCGAGTGTTAGTGATCTACCTGGATGAAAATCACTTTGACATGCAGTCCAAAATCTATGCAGTTCCTGAAAATATTATGACTGGATCTGGTGCTCAG CTATTTGACCACATAGCCGAGTGTCTGGCCAACTTCATGTCAGAGAATGACATGTACAATGAGAAACTTCCCCTGGGCTTTACCTTCAGCTTTCCTCTGCAACAAGTCGGGTTGACCAAGGGTATCCTCAAAACTTGGACCAAGGGGTTCTCCTGCAGCGGTGTTGTGGGGCaagatgtggtcaggatgctggAGGATGCCATCAGACGTAGAGGG GATATTGAGATAGAAGTTTGTGGTATCCTGAATGACACAACTGGAACTCTGATGTCCTGTGCATGGAAAAATCGAAACTGTCATGTTGGAGTAATTGTCG GCACAGGTTGTAATGCCTGCTACACTGAGAGAGTGGAGAATGTGGAGATGTTTGATGGTGACAGGAGCAAACCTCTCATGATCATCAACCTAGAATGGGCAGCCTTTGGTGACCATGGCGAGTTGGACTTCATCATGACAGAGTATGACAAAGAAGTTGACCGTAACTCCATCAACCCTGGCAAGCAAGT GTTTGAGAAGATGATCTCCGGAATGTACATGGGTGAAATTGTGCGACAAATTCTCATCAAGTTCACTAAGGAGAAGCTGTTGTTCGATGGCAAGGGATCTGCCCCTCTGTCCACCATTTGGCGGTTCAAGAGTAAATATGTGTCTGAAATTGAAAG TGAGAAGGCAGGTATTCACACGGCCTGTCGCACCGTACTGAAGAAACTGGAGTTGGATCATGCTACTGAGCAGGACTGTATCAATGTCCGATACGTGTGTGAGTGCGTGTCCAGACGTGCAGCCTATCTGGTGTCGGCAGGTACTGCCACACTAATCAACAAGATGAGGATCCCCTCAGTGACTGTGGGCGTTGACGGCAGTGTCTACCGCTTCCACCCGTTCTTCCATGACCTCATGATGGAGAAGATCGCCCAACTGATCGACAAAGATCTTAAG TTTGACCTGATGTTGTCAGAAGATGGAAGTGGCCGGGGCGCTGCGCTTGTCGCTGCCGTTGCGTGTCGCTCTCGGTGA
- the LOC124370829 gene encoding hexokinase type 2 isoform X1 — translation MTRPSLGRLPATLLRTAPSVHNCHCKRLPGHDVRRIWFSTQIREQCKDLILSDETLHQVRDKMLDAIKLGLAKSTNKDASVKCFTTFVQDLPNGKERGKFLALDLGGGTNFRVLVIYLDENHFDMQSKIYAVPENIMTGSGAQLFDHIAECLANFMSENDMYNEKLPLGFTFSFPLQQVGLTKGILKTWTKGFSCSGVVGQDVVRMLEDAIRRRGDIEIEVCGILNDTTGTLMSCAWKNRNCHVGVIVGTGCNACYTERVENVEMFDGDRSKPLMIINLEWAAFGDHGELDFIMTEYDKEVDRNSINPGKQVFEKMISGMYMGEIVRQILIKFTKEKLLFDGKGSAPLSTIWRFKSKYVSEIESEKAGIHTACRTVLKKLELDHATEQDCINVRYVCECVSRRAAYLVSAGTATLINKMRIPSVTVGVDGSVYRFHPFFHDLMMEKIAQLIDKDLKCTLMLSEDGSGRGAALVAAVAVRCRREAA, via the exons ATGACCCGACCCTCTTTGGGTCGCTTACCTGCCACTCTTCTTAGAACCGCCCCAAGTGTCCACAATTGTCACTGTAAGCGTTTGCCAGGACATGATGTTAGGCGTATTTGGTTTAGTACTCAG ATCAGAGAACAATGCAAGGATCTGATCCTGTCCGACGAGACACTACACCAGGTGAGGGACAAGATGTTGGATGCTATCAAGCTTGGACTGGCCAAGAGCACCAACAAGGATGCTAGCGTAAAGTGCTTCACCACCTTTGTGCAAGATTTGCCCAATggaaaag AACGTGGCAAGTTCCTGGCACTTGATCTTGGAGGAGGTACCAATTTCCGAGTGTTAGTGATCTACCTGGATGAAAATCACTTTGACATGCAGTCCAAAATCTATGCAGTTCCTGAAAATATTATGACTGGATCTGGTGCTCAG CTATTTGACCACATAGCCGAGTGTCTGGCCAACTTCATGTCAGAGAATGACATGTACAATGAGAAACTTCCCCTGGGCTTTACCTTCAGCTTTCCTCTGCAACAAGTCGGGTTGACCAAGGGTATCCTCAAAACTTGGACCAAGGGGTTCTCCTGCAGCGGTGTTGTGGGGCaagatgtggtcaggatgctggAGGATGCCATCAGACGTAGAGGG GATATTGAGATAGAAGTTTGTGGTATCCTGAATGACACAACTGGAACTCTGATGTCCTGTGCATGGAAAAATCGAAACTGTCATGTTGGAGTAATTGTCG GCACAGGTTGTAATGCCTGCTACACTGAGAGAGTGGAGAATGTGGAGATGTTTGATGGTGACAGGAGCAAACCTCTCATGATCATCAACCTAGAATGGGCAGCCTTTGGTGACCATGGCGAGTTGGACTTCATCATGACAGAGTATGACAAAGAAGTTGACCGTAACTCCATCAACCCTGGCAAGCAAGT GTTTGAGAAGATGATCTCCGGAATGTACATGGGTGAAATTGTGCGACAAATTCTCATCAAGTTCACTAAGGAGAAGCTGTTGTTCGATGGCAAGGGATCTGCCCCTCTGTCCACCATTTGGCGGTTCAAGAGTAAATATGTGTCTGAAATTGAAAG TGAGAAGGCAGGTATTCACACGGCCTGTCGCACCGTACTGAAGAAACTGGAGTTGGATCATGCTACTGAGCAGGACTGTATCAATGTCCGATACGTGTGTGAGTGCGTGTCCAGACGTGCAGCCTATCTGGTGTCGGCAGGTACTGCCACACTAATCAACAAGATGAGGATCCCCTCAGTGACTGTGGGCGTTGACGGCAGTGTCTACCGCTTCCACCCGTTCTTCCATGACCTCATGATGGAGAAGATCGCCCAACTGATCGACAAAGATCTTAAG TGTACCCTGATGTTGTCAGAGGATGGTAGTGGCAGAGGGGCTGCATTAGTTGCTGCTGTCGCCGTCCGTTGTCGCAGAGAAGCTGCTTAG
- the LOC124370829 gene encoding hexokinase type 2 isoform X6 — protein MSALQATDAIREQCKDLILSDETLHQVRDKMLDAIKLGLAKSTNKDASVKCFTTFVQDLPNGKERGKFLALDLGGGTNFRVLVIYLDENHFDMQSKIYAVPENIMTGSGAQLFDHIAECLANFMSENDMYNEKLPLGFTFSFPLQQVGLTKGILKTWTKGFSCSGVVGQDVVRMLEDAIRRRGDIEIEVCGILNDTTGTLMSCAWKNRNCHVGVIVGTGCNACYTERVENVEMFDGDRSKPLMIINLEWAAFGDHGELDFIMTEYDKEVDRNSINPGKQVFEKMISGMYMGEIVRQILIKFTKEKLLFDGKGSAPLSTIWRFKSKYVSEIESEKAGIHTACRTVLKKLELDHATEQDCINVRYVCECVSRRAAYLVSAGTATLINKMRIPSVTVGVDGSVYRFHPFFHDLMMEKIAQLIDKDLKCTLMLSEDGSGRGAALVAAVAVRCRREAA, from the exons ATCAGAGAACAATGCAAGGATCTGATCCTGTCCGACGAGACACTACACCAGGTGAGGGACAAGATGTTGGATGCTATCAAGCTTGGACTGGCCAAGAGCACCAACAAGGATGCTAGCGTAAAGTGCTTCACCACCTTTGTGCAAGATTTGCCCAATggaaaag AACGTGGCAAGTTCCTGGCACTTGATCTTGGAGGAGGTACCAATTTCCGAGTGTTAGTGATCTACCTGGATGAAAATCACTTTGACATGCAGTCCAAAATCTATGCAGTTCCTGAAAATATTATGACTGGATCTGGTGCTCAG CTATTTGACCACATAGCCGAGTGTCTGGCCAACTTCATGTCAGAGAATGACATGTACAATGAGAAACTTCCCCTGGGCTTTACCTTCAGCTTTCCTCTGCAACAAGTCGGGTTGACCAAGGGTATCCTCAAAACTTGGACCAAGGGGTTCTCCTGCAGCGGTGTTGTGGGGCaagatgtggtcaggatgctggAGGATGCCATCAGACGTAGAGGG GATATTGAGATAGAAGTTTGTGGTATCCTGAATGACACAACTGGAACTCTGATGTCCTGTGCATGGAAAAATCGAAACTGTCATGTTGGAGTAATTGTCG GCACAGGTTGTAATGCCTGCTACACTGAGAGAGTGGAGAATGTGGAGATGTTTGATGGTGACAGGAGCAAACCTCTCATGATCATCAACCTAGAATGGGCAGCCTTTGGTGACCATGGCGAGTTGGACTTCATCATGACAGAGTATGACAAAGAAGTTGACCGTAACTCCATCAACCCTGGCAAGCAAGT GTTTGAGAAGATGATCTCCGGAATGTACATGGGTGAAATTGTGCGACAAATTCTCATCAAGTTCACTAAGGAGAAGCTGTTGTTCGATGGCAAGGGATCTGCCCCTCTGTCCACCATTTGGCGGTTCAAGAGTAAATATGTGTCTGAAATTGAAAG TGAGAAGGCAGGTATTCACACGGCCTGTCGCACCGTACTGAAGAAACTGGAGTTGGATCATGCTACTGAGCAGGACTGTATCAATGTCCGATACGTGTGTGAGTGCGTGTCCAGACGTGCAGCCTATCTGGTGTCGGCAGGTACTGCCACACTAATCAACAAGATGAGGATCCCCTCAGTGACTGTGGGCGTTGACGGCAGTGTCTACCGCTTCCACCCGTTCTTCCATGACCTCATGATGGAGAAGATCGCCCAACTGATCGACAAAGATCTTAAG TGTACCCTGATGTTGTCAGAGGATGGTAGTGGCAGAGGGGCTGCATTAGTTGCTGCTGTCGCCGTCCGTTGTCGCAGAGAAGCTGCTTAG
- the LOC124370829 gene encoding hexokinase type 2 isoform X3, whose product MRPTPDILAALCEQQVQCFCDFIDCHHQTVSPQIREQCKDLILSDETLHQVRDKMLDAIKLGLAKSTNKDASVKCFTTFVQDLPNGKERGKFLALDLGGGTNFRVLVIYLDENHFDMQSKIYAVPENIMTGSGAQLFDHIAECLANFMSENDMYNEKLPLGFTFSFPLQQVGLTKGILKTWTKGFSCSGVVGQDVVRMLEDAIRRRGDIEIEVCGILNDTTGTLMSCAWKNRNCHVGVIVGTGCNACYTERVENVEMFDGDRSKPLMIINLEWAAFGDHGELDFIMTEYDKEVDRNSINPGKQVFEKMISGMYMGEIVRQILIKFTKEKLLFDGKGSAPLSTIWRFKSKYVSEIESEKAGIHTACRTVLKKLELDHATEQDCINVRYVCECVSRRAAYLVSAGTATLINKMRIPSVTVGVDGSVYRFHPFFHDLMMEKIAQLIDKDLKCTLMLSEDGSGRGAALVAAVAVRCRREAA is encoded by the exons ATCAGAGAACAATGCAAGGATCTGATCCTGTCCGACGAGACACTACACCAGGTGAGGGACAAGATGTTGGATGCTATCAAGCTTGGACTGGCCAAGAGCACCAACAAGGATGCTAGCGTAAAGTGCTTCACCACCTTTGTGCAAGATTTGCCCAATggaaaag AACGTGGCAAGTTCCTGGCACTTGATCTTGGAGGAGGTACCAATTTCCGAGTGTTAGTGATCTACCTGGATGAAAATCACTTTGACATGCAGTCCAAAATCTATGCAGTTCCTGAAAATATTATGACTGGATCTGGTGCTCAG CTATTTGACCACATAGCCGAGTGTCTGGCCAACTTCATGTCAGAGAATGACATGTACAATGAGAAACTTCCCCTGGGCTTTACCTTCAGCTTTCCTCTGCAACAAGTCGGGTTGACCAAGGGTATCCTCAAAACTTGGACCAAGGGGTTCTCCTGCAGCGGTGTTGTGGGGCaagatgtggtcaggatgctggAGGATGCCATCAGACGTAGAGGG GATATTGAGATAGAAGTTTGTGGTATCCTGAATGACACAACTGGAACTCTGATGTCCTGTGCATGGAAAAATCGAAACTGTCATGTTGGAGTAATTGTCG GCACAGGTTGTAATGCCTGCTACACTGAGAGAGTGGAGAATGTGGAGATGTTTGATGGTGACAGGAGCAAACCTCTCATGATCATCAACCTAGAATGGGCAGCCTTTGGTGACCATGGCGAGTTGGACTTCATCATGACAGAGTATGACAAAGAAGTTGACCGTAACTCCATCAACCCTGGCAAGCAAGT GTTTGAGAAGATGATCTCCGGAATGTACATGGGTGAAATTGTGCGACAAATTCTCATCAAGTTCACTAAGGAGAAGCTGTTGTTCGATGGCAAGGGATCTGCCCCTCTGTCCACCATTTGGCGGTTCAAGAGTAAATATGTGTCTGAAATTGAAAG TGAGAAGGCAGGTATTCACACGGCCTGTCGCACCGTACTGAAGAAACTGGAGTTGGATCATGCTACTGAGCAGGACTGTATCAATGTCCGATACGTGTGTGAGTGCGTGTCCAGACGTGCAGCCTATCTGGTGTCGGCAGGTACTGCCACACTAATCAACAAGATGAGGATCCCCTCAGTGACTGTGGGCGTTGACGGCAGTGTCTACCGCTTCCACCCGTTCTTCCATGACCTCATGATGGAGAAGATCGCCCAACTGATCGACAAAGATCTTAAG TGTACCCTGATGTTGTCAGAGGATGGTAGTGGCAGAGGGGCTGCATTAGTTGCTGCTGTCGCCGTCCGTTGTCGCAGAGAAGCTGCTTAG